Proteins from a genomic interval of Actinoalloteichus hymeniacidonis:
- a CDS encoding hotdog fold thioesterase, with the protein MSAAAVQHGFIGEGTQVPDEQLTARMGIAITHWDADQLTATMPVAGNRQPYGLLHGGANAVLAETLGSIAAAMYAGAHRIAVGIELSCTHHRAAREGTVTGVATPLHRGRSTASYEIVITDESGRRTCTARLTCMLRDRPPGEPAAS; encoded by the coding sequence ATCAGTGCTGCCGCAGTTCAGCACGGCTTCATCGGCGAGGGCACCCAGGTACCGGACGAGCAGCTCACCGCCCGAATGGGCATCGCGATCACCCACTGGGATGCGGATCAGCTGACGGCGACCATGCCGGTGGCGGGCAACCGCCAGCCCTACGGGCTGCTGCACGGCGGGGCCAATGCCGTGCTCGCGGAGACCCTCGGTTCGATCGCGGCGGCCATGTATGCCGGAGCTCATCGGATCGCCGTGGGCATCGAGTTGTCCTGTACTCACCACCGGGCGGCCCGCGAGGGCACCGTGACCGGCGTGGCCACCCCGCTGCACCGGGGCCGCAGCACCGCCTCGTACGAGATCGTGATCACCGACGAATCCGGGCGGCGGACCTGTACGGCACGGCTGACCTGCATGCTTCGCGATCGCCCACCGGGTGAGCCCGCCGCGTCCTGA
- the polA gene encoding DNA polymerase I codes for MSLSDGNSAPGRLLLLDGHSLAYRAFHALPAENFRTTTGQTTNAVYGFTSMVINLLRDETPTHLAVAFDVSRKTFRSEVYPEYKATRSATPDEFKGQISLIQDVLAVLGIPVLAKEGFEADDIIATLTTQAAQQGLRVSICTGDRDALQLVTEAVTVLYPRKGVSDLTRFTPDAVQEKYGLTPVQYPDYAALRGDPSDNLPGIPGVGEKTAAKWIREYGSLADLVDRVDEVRGKAGEALRSRLEAVLLNRRLTELDRAVELELAPQDLEVRQWDRDAVHRLFDDLEFRVLRDRLFATLGAAEPEVEEGLDVHGGLLPSGALAAWLGEHAVAGTRIGLATKGTWARGAGDTEGLALATASGQGAYIQTVDLTEDDEQALAAWLADPQQPKAAHDAKIVRHVLGARGWRLAGLTSDTALAAYLVRPGQRSFDLADLVVRYLGRELRLQAEEDSGQLSLLADERADAAAQATDEIVRANAIALLADALDGELAGINGSSLLTELELPVLGVLTELEEAGIAVDADRLHGLADHFAAQVKVAADAAFGVIGKEINLGSPKQLQVVLFDELGMPKTKRTKTGYTTDAEALQTLFASTEHPFLAHLLAHRDATRLKSTVDGLIKSIAADGRIHTTFNQTIAATGRLSSTEPNLQNIPIRTEEGRRIREVFVVGAGHAELMTADYSQIEMRIMAHLSGDEGLIDAFRQGEDLHTYVASRAFDVAADQVDAELRRRVKAMSYGLAYGLSVYGLAQQLRISAEESRAQMDAYFARFGAVRDYLHDVVERARKDGYTETVLGRRRYLPDLTSDNRQRREMAERMALNAPIQGSAADIIKVAMIEVHKGLVESGLRSRMLLQVHDELVLEIAEGERDVVEELVRRTMGSAYQLDVPLEVSVGVGRSWDSAAH; via the coding sequence GTGTCCCTGTCTGACGGTAACTCCGCACCCGGCCGCCTCCTGCTGCTCGACGGCCACTCGCTGGCCTACCGGGCGTTCCACGCACTACCTGCGGAGAACTTCCGGACCACGACCGGGCAGACCACCAACGCGGTGTACGGCTTCACCTCGATGGTGATCAACCTGCTGCGCGACGAGACCCCGACGCACCTCGCGGTGGCCTTCGACGTCTCGCGCAAGACCTTCCGCAGCGAGGTCTACCCCGAGTACAAGGCGACCCGGTCGGCCACCCCGGACGAGTTCAAGGGCCAGATCAGCCTCATTCAGGACGTACTGGCCGTCCTCGGCATCCCGGTGCTGGCCAAGGAGGGCTTCGAAGCCGACGACATCATCGCGACGCTGACCACCCAGGCCGCCCAGCAGGGTTTGCGGGTCTCCATCTGCACCGGCGATCGAGATGCGTTGCAGCTGGTCACCGAGGCCGTCACCGTGCTGTACCCGCGCAAGGGCGTCTCGGACCTGACCCGTTTCACCCCGGACGCCGTCCAGGAGAAGTACGGCCTGACCCCGGTGCAGTACCCGGACTACGCCGCGCTGCGCGGCGACCCGTCCGACAATCTCCCCGGTATCCCCGGGGTCGGCGAGAAGACCGCCGCGAAGTGGATCCGCGAGTACGGCTCGCTTGCGGACCTGGTCGACCGGGTCGACGAGGTCCGAGGCAAGGCGGGCGAGGCCCTTCGCTCGCGGTTGGAGGCCGTCCTGCTCAACCGCAGGCTCACCGAACTGGATCGAGCCGTGGAGCTGGAGCTGGCCCCGCAGGACCTGGAGGTCCGGCAGTGGGACCGCGACGCCGTGCACCGGCTGTTCGACGATCTCGAGTTCCGGGTGTTGCGTGACCGGCTCTTCGCCACCCTCGGCGCTGCGGAACCGGAGGTCGAGGAGGGGCTCGACGTCCACGGCGGGTTGCTGCCCTCCGGGGCGCTGGCCGCCTGGTTGGGTGAGCACGCCGTGGCGGGCACCCGGATCGGATTGGCGACGAAGGGAACCTGGGCGCGCGGCGCGGGCGACACGGAGGGGTTGGCCCTGGCCACCGCCTCAGGACAGGGCGCCTACATCCAGACCGTCGACCTGACCGAGGACGACGAACAGGCGCTGGCCGCCTGGCTGGCCGACCCGCAGCAACCCAAGGCGGCACACGATGCCAAGATCGTCCGCCACGTGCTGGGTGCGCGCGGATGGCGTCTCGCCGGCCTGACCAGCGACACGGCCCTGGCGGCCTACCTGGTGCGGCCGGGGCAGCGTTCCTTCGATCTCGCCGATCTGGTCGTCCGGTATCTCGGCAGAGAACTGCGGCTGCAGGCCGAGGAGGACTCCGGTCAACTCTCGTTGCTCGCGGACGAGCGGGCGGACGCGGCGGCGCAGGCCACCGACGAGATCGTGCGCGCCAATGCCATCGCGCTCTTGGCCGATGCCCTGGACGGCGAGCTCGCGGGCATCAACGGTTCCTCGCTGCTGACCGAGCTGGAGCTGCCGGTCCTCGGGGTGCTCACCGAGCTGGAGGAAGCCGGGATCGCGGTCGACGCCGACCGGCTCCACGGCTTGGCCGATCACTTCGCCGCCCAGGTCAAGGTCGCCGCCGACGCCGCCTTCGGTGTGATCGGCAAGGAGATCAACCTCGGCTCGCCCAAGCAGCTGCAGGTCGTGCTGTTCGACGAGCTGGGGATGCCCAAGACCAAGCGCACCAAGACCGGGTACACCACCGACGCCGAGGCGCTGCAGACGCTCTTCGCCTCCACCGAGCATCCGTTCCTGGCGCACCTGTTGGCCCATCGCGATGCCACGAGATTGAAGAGCACCGTCGACGGCCTGATCAAGTCCATCGCCGCCGACGGTCGGATTCACACCACCTTCAACCAGACCATCGCCGCGACCGGCAGGCTCTCCTCGACGGAACCCAACCTGCAGAACATCCCGATCCGCACCGAGGAGGGCAGGCGGATCCGCGAGGTCTTCGTCGTCGGTGCCGGGCATGCCGAGCTGATGACCGCCGACTACAGCCAGATCGAGATGCGGATCATGGCGCATCTCTCGGGTGACGAAGGCCTGATCGACGCATTCCGGCAGGGCGAGGACCTGCACACCTACGTGGCCTCGCGGGCCTTCGACGTCGCTGCGGACCAGGTCGACGCCGAACTGCGCAGGCGGGTCAAGGCGATGTCCTACGGCTTGGCGTACGGCCTCTCGGTGTATGGTCTGGCGCAACAGCTGCGGATCTCCGCCGAGGAGTCCCGTGCTCAGATGGATGCCTACTTCGCTCGTTTCGGCGCGGTGCGCGACTACCTGCACGACGTGGTGGAGCGCGCCCGCAAGGACGGATACACCGAGACGGTGTTGGGGCGACGCCGTTACCTGCCCGACCTGACCAGTGACAACAGGCAGCGGCGGGAGATGGCCGAGCGGATGGCGCTCAACGCGCCGATCCAGGGCAGCGCTGCGGACATCATCAAGGTCGCGATGATCGAGGTGCACAAGGGCCTCGTTGAGTCCGGTCTGCGTTCGCGGATGCTGTTGCAGGTGCACGACGAACTCGTCCTGGAGATCGCCGAGGGCGAGCGAGACGTGGTCGAGGAATTGGTTCGCCGCACGATGGGCTCGGCCTACCAACTCGACGTGCCGCTGGAGGTCTCGGTGGGTGTCGGGCGTTCCTGGGACTCCGCCGCCCACTGA